A stretch of Gorilla gorilla gorilla isolate KB3781 chromosome 9, NHGRI_mGorGor1-v2.1_pri, whole genome shotgun sequence DNA encodes these proteins:
- the UBQLN3 gene encoding ubiquilin-3 isoform X1, with protein sequence MAKGGEALPQGSPAPVQDPHLIKVTVKTPKDKEDFSVTDTCTIQQLKEEISQRFKAHPDQLVLIFAGKILKDPDSLAQCGVRDGLTVHLVIKMQRGAMGNECPAASVPTQGPSPGSLPQPSSIYPADGPPAFSLGLLTGLSRLGLAYRGFPDQPSSLMRQHVSVPEFVTQLIDDPFIQGLLSNTGLVHQLVLDNPHMQQLIQHNPEIGHILNNPEIMRQTLEFLRNPAMMQEMIRSQDRVLSNLESIPGGYNVLRTMYTDIMDPMLNAVQEQFGGNPFATATTDNATTTTSQPSRMENCDPLPNPWTSTHGGSGSRQGRQDGDQDAPDIRNRFPNFLGIIRLYDYLQQLHENPQSLGTYLQGTASALSQSQEPPPPVNRAPPSSPSSQEPGSGQPLPKESVAIKGRSSCPAFLRYPTQNSTGQGGDQDGAGKSSTGHSTNLPDLVSGLGDSANRVPFAPLSFSTTAAIPGIPEPPWLPSPAYPRSLRPDGMNPAPQLQDEVQPQLPLLMHLQAAMANPRALQALRQIEQGLQVLATEAPRLLLWFMPCLAGTGSVAGGIQSREDPLMSEDPLPNPPPEVFPALDSAELGFHSPPFLPMLQDLVSTNPQQLQPEAHFQVQLEQLRSMGFLNREANLQALIATGGDVDAAVEKLRQS encoded by the coding sequence ATGGCCAAAGGTGGAGAAGCCCTGCCACAGGGCAGCCCAGCACCAGTCCAGGATCCCCACCTCATCAAGGTGACAGTGAAGACGCCCAAAGACAAGGAGGATTTCTCAGTTACAGACACATGCACTATCCAGCAGCTGAAGGAAGAGATATCTCAGCGCTTTAAGGCCCACCCTGATCAGCTTGTTCTAATCTTTGCTGGCAAAATCCTCAAGGATCCTGACTCACTGGCACAGTGTGGAGTGCGAGATGGCCTCACTGTCCACCTGGTCATCAAGATGCAGCGCGGTGCCATGGGCAATGAGTGCCCAGCTGCCTCTGTCCCTACCCAGGGCCCAAGTCCTGGATCACTCCCTCAGCCAAGCTCCATTTACCCAGCAGATGGGCCCCCTGCCTTTAGCTTAGGTCTCCTCACAGGCCTCAGTAGGCTGGGCTTGGCCTATCGTGGCTTCCCTGACCAGCCAAGCTCCCTAATGCGGCAGCATGTGTCTGTGCCTGAGTTTGTGACTCAGCTCATTGATGACCCCTTCATCCAGGGTCTGCTGTCCAACACAGGCCTAGTACACCAGCTGGTTCTTGACAACCCCCATATGCAGCAGCTGATCCAGCACAACCCTGAGATTGGGCATATTCTTAACAACCCGGAAATTATGCGGCAGACACTGGAGTTTTTACGTAACCCTGCCATGATGCAGGAGATGATACGTAGCCAGGACCGGGTGCTCAGTAACTTGGAGAGCATTCCTGGTGGCTACAATGTGCTTCGCACTATGTACACAGATATTATGGACCCAATGCTTAACGCAGTCCAGGAGCAGTTTGGTGGCAATCCCTTTGCCACTGCCACTACTGAtaatgccaccaccaccaccagccaaCCTTCAAGGATGGAGAATTGTGaccctctccccaacccctggACTTCTACACATGGAGGCTCAGGTAGCAGGCAAGGAAGGCAGGATGGGGATCAGGATGCACCTGACATTAGAAATAGGTTTCCAAACTTTCTGGGTATTATAAGGCTCTATGACTATCTCCAGCAATTACACGAGAACCCCCAGTCCCTAGGAACTTATCTACAGGGGACTGCATCTGCCCTCAGCCAAAGCCAGGAACCACCACCACCAGTAAACAGAGCTCCCCCATCGTCACCCTCATCTCAGGAGCCTGGGTCAGGCCAGCCTCTCCCCAAGGAGTCAGTAGCAATCAAGGGAAGGTCCTCCTGCCCAGCTTTCCTGAGATACCCCACACAGAACAGTACTGGACAAGGTGGAGACCAAGATGGTGCAGGGAAAAGCTCTACTGGACATAGCACAAACTTGCCTGATCTTGTCTCGGGGCTGGGAGATTCTGCCAACAGGGTTCCATTTGCTCCCTTATCTTTTTCCACCACGGCAGCCATTCCTGGAATCCCTGAGCCTCCCTGGCTGCCATCCCCAGCTTATCCAAGATCTCTGAGGCCAGATGGCATGAATCCAGCTCCACAGTTACAGGATGAGGTACAACCACAGCTGCCACTGCTGATGCACCTTCAGGCAGCCATGGCAAACCCCCGTGCCCTGCAAGCCCTGCGGCAGATTGAGCAGGGTCTACAGGTCCTAGCTACTGAAGCACCTCGCCTCCTACTCTGGTTCATGCCTTGCCTAGCAGGGACGGGTAGTGTGGCAGGAGGTATACAGTCTAGAGAAGATCCCCTTATGTCTGAGGATCCTCTCCCAAATCCACCTCCTGAGGTGTTCCCAGCACTGGACTCTGCAGAGCTGGGCTTCCattcccctccctttctccctatgCTGCAAGATTTAGTTAGTACAAATCCCCAGCAGCTGCAGCCTGAGGCTCACTTTCAGGTGCAGCTGGAGCAACTGCGGTCCATGGGCTTTCTGAATCGTGAAGCCAATCTTCAGGCCCTCATTGCTACGGGGGGCGACGTGGATGCTGCtgtggagaagctgaggcagtcATAG
- the LOC134756410 gene encoding olfactomedin-4-like isoform X1 codes for MSRSCLDEYARAIEDKDNEVLEMSHMLKSWNPSALASPCENPGFNLLCLELEGAQELVTQLKAMGGVSVAGDLLHQLQSQVTNASLTLKLLADSDQYSFGALQQEVDVLESQLSECEREKEKEQAFGHPEPPLPRASCAHGGLQEVSKPLVVQLTRRGFSYKAGAWGRDSAPNPASSLYWVAPLRTDGRYFDYYRLYKSYNDLTLLKNYEERKMGYGDGSGNVVYKNFMYFNYCGTSDMAKMDLSSNTLVLWRLPPGATYNNRFSYAGVPWQDLDFAGDEKGLWVLYATEESKGNLVVSHLNTSTLEVEKTWRTSQYKPALSGAFMACGVLYALHSLNTHQEEIFYAFDTTTGQERRLSILLDKMLEKLQGINYCPSDHKLYVFNDGYLINYDLTFLTMKTRLPRPPTRRPSGAHAPPKPVKPNKASRP; via the exons ATGAGCAGAAGCTGTCTAGA TGAGTATGCACGCGCCATTGAAGATAAAGACAATGAGGTTCTGGAAATGAGTCACATGCTGAAGTCCTGGAATCCCAGTGCCCTTGCTTCTCCCTGTGAGAACCCAGGCTTCAACCTGCTGTGCCTGGAGCTGGAGGGAGCACAGGAGTTGGTGACTCAACTTAAAGCCATGGGAGGTGTTAGTGTGGCTGGGGACCTCCTCCACCAACTTCAGAGCCAG GTGACTAACGCCAGTCTCACACTCAAGCTTTTGGCTGACTCTGACCAGTACAGCTTTGGTGCTCTCCAGCAGGAGGTGGATGTCCTTGAGAGTCAACTAAGTGAatgtgagagagaaaaggagaaagaacaggCCTTTGGACACCCTGAACCACCCCTCCCCCGTG CTTCTTGTGCCCATGGAGGCCTCCAGGAAGTTAGCAAACCCCTTGTGGTGCAGCTCACTCGGAGAGGCTTCTCATATAAGGCAGGTGCCTGGGGCCGAGACTCAGCACCCAATCCAGCCTCTTCCCTTTACTGGGTTGCTCCTCTACGTACAGATGGCAG GTACTTTGACTACTATCGGCTGTACAAATCCTATAATGACCTCACACTGCTGAAAAACTATGAAGAGAGGAAGATGGGCTATGGTGATGGCAGTGGAAACGTTGTGTACAAGAACTTTATGTACTTTAACTACTGTGGCACAAGTGACATGGCCAAAATGGACCTTTCCTCCAACACACTGGTGCTGTGGCGTCTGCCGCCTGGTGCCACCTATAACAACCGCTTTTCCTATGCTGGTGTGCCCTGGCAGGACTTAGATTTTGCTGGTGATGAGAAGGGGCTGTGGGTTCTCTATGCCACTGAGGAGAGCAAGGGCAACCTGGTTGTGAGTCATCTCAACACTAGCACCCTAGAAGTGGAGAAAACCTGGCGTACCAGCCAGTACAAGCCAGCCCTGTCAGGGGCCTTCATGGCCTGTGGGGTGCTCTATGCCTTACACTCACTGAACACCCACCAAGAGGAGATCTTCTATGCTTTTGACACCACCACCGGGCAGGAGCGCCGCCTCAGCATCCTGTTGGACAAGATGCTGGAAAAGCTGCAGGGCATCAACTACTGCCCCTCAGACCACAAGCTGTATGTCTTCAATGATGGTTACCTGATAAATTATGACCTCACCTTCCTGACAATGAAGACCAGGCTACCAAGACCACCCACCAGGAGGCCCTCTGGGGCTCATGCTCCACCAAAACCTGTCAAACCTAACAAGGCTTCCAGACCCTGA
- the LOC134756410 gene encoding olfactomedin-4-like isoform X2, protein MFANSPGCSNMLHYVYCACGHGLQLVRSVSSSVDKGGTCHCMVHLPNNPIPLEQLEQLQSTAQELICKYEQKLSRVTNASLTLKLLADSDQYSFGALQQEVDVLESQLSECEREKEKEQAFGHPEPPLPRGTWPRYFDYYRLYKSYNDLTLLKNYEERKMGYGDGSGNVVYKNFMYFNYCGTSDMAKMDLSSNTLVLWRLPPGATYNNRFSYAGVPWQDLDFAGDEKGLWVLYATEESKGNLVVSHLNTSTLEVEKTWRTSQYKPALSGAFMACGVLYALHSLNTHQEEIFYAFDTTTGQERRLSILLDKMLEKLQGINYCPSDHKLYVFNDGYLINYDLTFLTMKTRLPRPPTRRPSGAHAPPKPVKPNKASRP, encoded by the exons ATGTTTGCGAACAGTCCAGGGTGCTCCAACATGCTTCATTATGTTTACTGTGCCTGTGGCCATGGTTTGCAGCTGGTGAGAAGTGTGTCAAGCTCTGTGGATAAAGGAGGCACATGCCATTGTATGGTTCACCTACCCAACAACCCCATCCCCCTGGAGCAGCTGGAACAGCTACAAAGTACAGCTCAGGAGCTCATTTGCAAGTATGAGCAGAAGCTGTCTAGA GTGACTAACGCCAGTCTCACACTCAAGCTTTTGGCTGACTCTGACCAGTACAGCTTTGGTGCTCTCCAGCAGGAGGTGGATGTCCTTGAGAGTCAACTAAGTGAatgtgagagagaaaaggagaaagaacaggCCTTTGGACACCCTGAACCACCCCTCCCCCGTG GGACTTGGCCTAGGTACTTTGACTACTATCGGCTGTACAAATCCTATAATGACCTCACACTGCTGAAAAACTATGAAGAGAGGAAGATGGGCTATGGTGATGGCAGTGGAAACGTTGTGTACAAGAACTTTATGTACTTTAACTACTGTGGCACAAGTGACATGGCCAAAATGGACCTTTCCTCCAACACACTGGTGCTGTGGCGTCTGCCGCCTGGTGCCACCTATAACAACCGCTTTTCCTATGCTGGTGTGCCCTGGCAGGACTTAGATTTTGCTGGTGATGAGAAGGGGCTGTGGGTTCTCTATGCCACTGAGGAGAGCAAGGGCAACCTGGTTGTGAGTCATCTCAACACTAGCACCCTAGAAGTGGAGAAAACCTGGCGTACCAGCCAGTACAAGCCAGCCCTGTCAGGGGCCTTCATGGCCTGTGGGGTGCTCTATGCCTTACACTCACTGAACACCCACCAAGAGGAGATCTTCTATGCTTTTGACACCACCACCGGGCAGGAGCGCCGCCTCAGCATCCTGTTGGACAAGATGCTGGAAAAGCTGCAGGGCATCAACTACTGCCCCTCAGACCACAAGCTGTATGTCTTCAATGATGGTTACCTGATAAATTATGACCTCACCTTCCTGACAATGAAGACCAGGCTACCAAGACCACCCACCAGGAGGCCCTCTGGGGCTCATGCTCCACCAAAACCTGTCAAACCTAACAAGGCTTCCAGACCCTGA
- the LOC134756410 gene encoding olfactomedin-4-like isoform X3 codes for MSHMLKSWNPSALASPCENPGFNLLCLELEGAQELVTQLKAMGGVSVAGDLLHQLQSQVTNASLTLKLLADSDQYSFGALQQEVDVLESQLSECEREKEKEQAFGHPEPPLPRGTWPRYFDYYRLYKSYNDLTLLKNYEERKMGYGDGSGNVVYKNFMYFNYCGTSDMAKMDLSSNTLVLWRLPPGATYNNRFSYAGVPWQDLDFAGDEKGLWVLYATEESKGNLVVSHLNTSTLEVEKTWRTSQYKPALSGAFMACGVLYALHSLNTHQEEIFYAFDTTTGQERRLSILLDKMLEKLQGINYCPSDHKLYVFNDGYLINYDLTFLTMKTRLPRPPTRRPSGAHAPPKPVKPNKASRP; via the exons ATGAGTCACATGCTGAAGTCCTGGAATCCCAGTGCCCTTGCTTCTCCCTGTGAGAACCCAGGCTTCAACCTGCTGTGCCTGGAGCTGGAGGGAGCACAGGAGTTGGTGACTCAACTTAAAGCCATGGGAGGTGTTAGTGTGGCTGGGGACCTCCTCCACCAACTTCAGAGCCAG GTGACTAACGCCAGTCTCACACTCAAGCTTTTGGCTGACTCTGACCAGTACAGCTTTGGTGCTCTCCAGCAGGAGGTGGATGTCCTTGAGAGTCAACTAAGTGAatgtgagagagaaaaggagaaagaacaggCCTTTGGACACCCTGAACCACCCCTCCCCCGTG GGACTTGGCCTAGGTACTTTGACTACTATCGGCTGTACAAATCCTATAATGACCTCACACTGCTGAAAAACTATGAAGAGAGGAAGATGGGCTATGGTGATGGCAGTGGAAACGTTGTGTACAAGAACTTTATGTACTTTAACTACTGTGGCACAAGTGACATGGCCAAAATGGACCTTTCCTCCAACACACTGGTGCTGTGGCGTCTGCCGCCTGGTGCCACCTATAACAACCGCTTTTCCTATGCTGGTGTGCCCTGGCAGGACTTAGATTTTGCTGGTGATGAGAAGGGGCTGTGGGTTCTCTATGCCACTGAGGAGAGCAAGGGCAACCTGGTTGTGAGTCATCTCAACACTAGCACCCTAGAAGTGGAGAAAACCTGGCGTACCAGCCAGTACAAGCCAGCCCTGTCAGGGGCCTTCATGGCCTGTGGGGTGCTCTATGCCTTACACTCACTGAACACCCACCAAGAGGAGATCTTCTATGCTTTTGACACCACCACCGGGCAGGAGCGCCGCCTCAGCATCCTGTTGGACAAGATGCTGGAAAAGCTGCAGGGCATCAACTACTGCCCCTCAGACCACAAGCTGTATGTCTTCAATGATGGTTACCTGATAAATTATGACCTCACCTTCCTGACAATGAAGACCAGGCTACCAAGACCACCCACCAGGAGGCCCTCTGGGGCTCATGCTCCACCAAAACCTGTCAAACCTAACAAGGCTTCCAGACCCTGA
- the UBQLNL gene encoding ubiquilin-like protein — protein MSHAISRTSRMSQSGCPSGLLADKNISSSATRVIVKTAGNQKDFMVADDISVRQFKEMLLAHFQCQIDQLVLVFMGCLLKDHDTLSQRGIMDGHTIYLVIKSKQGSRSLAHSFRDLPTNDPCHRDRNTKGNSSRVHQPTGMNQAPVELAHFVGSDAPKVHTQNLEVSHPERKAQMLENPSIQQLLSNMEFMWQFISEHLDTQQLMQQNPEVSRLLLDNSEILLQTLELARNLAMIQEIMQIQQPSQNLENPLNPQPYLGLETMPGGNNALGQNYAGINDQMLNSMQDPFGGNPFTALLAGQVLEQAQSSPPPPPPSQEQDQLTQHPATRVIYNSSGGLSSNTSANDTPNKVNHTSKANTAMISTKGQSHICATQQPAGIPALPSIELTQQLQEEYKDATVSLSSSRQTLKGDLQLSDEQTSSQITGGMMQLLMNNPYLAAQIMLFTSMPQLSEQWRQQLPTFLQQTQISDLLSA, from the coding sequence ATGTCGCATGCCATCTCTCGAACATCCAGGATGTCCCAGAGTGGATGTCCATCAGGTCTGCTGGCAGACAAAAATATCTCTTCAAGTGCCACTCGAGTGATAGTGAAGACTGCAGGCAACCAGAAAGACTTTATGGTAGCTGATGACATATCGGTAAGGCAGTTCAAGGAGATGCTATTGGCTCACTTCCAATGCCAGATAGACCAACTAGTGCTGGTCTTCATGGGTTGCCTTCTCAAAGACCATGACACACTGAGCCAGAGGGGCATCATGGATGGCCACACCATCTACTTGGTCATCAAGTCCAAGCAGGGCTCCAGATCTCTAGCCCATTCCTTCCGGGACCTGCCAACGAATGATCCCTGCCACCGGGACAGAAACACCAAAGGAAACAGCAGCAGAGTGCACCAACCAACTGGTATGAATCAAGCTCCAGTGGAACTGGCCCACTTTGTGGGGTCTGATGCACCCAAAGTGCATACCCAAAACTTGGAAGTGAGCCACCCAGAGCGCAAGGCACAGATGCTGGAGAATCCTAGCATCCAGCAGCTTCTGTCCAACATGGAGTTCATGTGGCAGTTCATTTCAGAACATCTAGACACGCAACAATTGATGCAGCAGAACCCAGAAGTTTCCCGCCTTCTTCTTGATAATTCTGAGATCCTATTGCAGACTCTGGAGCTGGCCAGGAACCTTGCTATGATCCAAGAGATAATGCAGATCCAACAACCTTCACAAAACCTTGAGAATCCACTGAACCCACAGCCATATCTGGGCTTAGAGACAATGCCAGGTGGGAATAATGCCCTGGGTCAGAACTATGCTGGTATCAATGATCAAATGCTGAACAGCATGCAAGATCCTTTTGGAGGAAACCCTTTCACAGCTCTCCTGGCAGGACAAGTGCTAGAACAAGCCCAGTcttcacccccacctccaccaccatcacagGAACAAGACCAGCTCACACAGCATCCTGCAACGCGAGTCATCTATAATAGCTCTGGTGGTTTATCTTCAAACACCTCAGCCAATGACACCCCTAACAAGGTCAACCACACTTCCAAAGCCAACACTGCTATGATCTCCACCAAGGGCCAGAGCCATATCTGTGCCACTCAGCAGCCAGCTGGGATACCAGCCTTACCTAGCATAGAGCTTACCCAGCAGCTTCAAGAAGAATACAAGGATGCCACTGTTTCTCTAAGTAGCTCCAGACAGACATTAAAGGGTGATCTCCAGCTGTCAGATGAGCAGACCAGCTCCCAGATCACAGGAGGCATGATGCAGTTGCTTATGAACAACCCCTACCTGGCAGCTCAGATTATGTTGTTCACAAGTATGCCCCAGCTGAGTGAACAGTGGAGGCAGCAGCTGCCCACATTCCTGCAGCAGACACAGATTTCTGATCTGCTTAGTGCTTAG
- the UBQLN3 gene encoding ubiquilin-3 isoform X2 gives MAKGGEALPQGSPAPVQDPHLIKVTVKTPKDKEDFSVTDTCTIQQLKEEISQRFKAHPDQLVLIFAGKILKDPDSLAQCGVRDGLTVHLVIKMQRGAMGNECPAASVPTQGPSPGSLPQPSSIYPADGPPAFSLGLLTGLSRLGLAYRGFPDQPSSLMRQHVSVPEFVTQLIDDPFIQGLLSNTGLVHQLVLDNPHMQQLIQHNPEIGHILNNPEIMRQTLEFLRNPAMMQEMIRSQDRVLSNLESIPGGYNVLRTMYTDIMDPMLNAVQEQFGGNPFATATTDNATTTTSQPSRMENCDPLPNPWTSTHGGSGSRQGRQDGDQDAPDIRNRFPNFLGIIRLYDYLQQLHENPQSLGTYLQGTASALSQSQEPPPPVNRAPPSSPSSQEPGSGQPLPKESVAIKGRSSCPAFLRYPTQNSTGQGGDQDGAGKSSTGHSTNLPDLVSGLGDSANRVPFAPLSFSTTAAIPGIPEPPWLPSPAYPRSLRPDGMNPAPQLQDEVQLEQLRSMGFLNREANLQALIATGGDVDAAVEKLRQS, from the exons ATGGCCAAAGGTGGAGAAGCCCTGCCACAGGGCAGCCCAGCACCAGTCCAGGATCCCCACCTCATCAAGGTGACAGTGAAGACGCCCAAAGACAAGGAGGATTTCTCAGTTACAGACACATGCACTATCCAGCAGCTGAAGGAAGAGATATCTCAGCGCTTTAAGGCCCACCCTGATCAGCTTGTTCTAATCTTTGCTGGCAAAATCCTCAAGGATCCTGACTCACTGGCACAGTGTGGAGTGCGAGATGGCCTCACTGTCCACCTGGTCATCAAGATGCAGCGCGGTGCCATGGGCAATGAGTGCCCAGCTGCCTCTGTCCCTACCCAGGGCCCAAGTCCTGGATCACTCCCTCAGCCAAGCTCCATTTACCCAGCAGATGGGCCCCCTGCCTTTAGCTTAGGTCTCCTCACAGGCCTCAGTAGGCTGGGCTTGGCCTATCGTGGCTTCCCTGACCAGCCAAGCTCCCTAATGCGGCAGCATGTGTCTGTGCCTGAGTTTGTGACTCAGCTCATTGATGACCCCTTCATCCAGGGTCTGCTGTCCAACACAGGCCTAGTACACCAGCTGGTTCTTGACAACCCCCATATGCAGCAGCTGATCCAGCACAACCCTGAGATTGGGCATATTCTTAACAACCCGGAAATTATGCGGCAGACACTGGAGTTTTTACGTAACCCTGCCATGATGCAGGAGATGATACGTAGCCAGGACCGGGTGCTCAGTAACTTGGAGAGCATTCCTGGTGGCTACAATGTGCTTCGCACTATGTACACAGATATTATGGACCCAATGCTTAACGCAGTCCAGGAGCAGTTTGGTGGCAATCCCTTTGCCACTGCCACTACTGAtaatgccaccaccaccaccagccaaCCTTCAAGGATGGAGAATTGTGaccctctccccaacccctggACTTCTACACATGGAGGCTCAGGTAGCAGGCAAGGAAGGCAGGATGGGGATCAGGATGCACCTGACATTAGAAATAGGTTTCCAAACTTTCTGGGTATTATAAGGCTCTATGACTATCTCCAGCAATTACACGAGAACCCCCAGTCCCTAGGAACTTATCTACAGGGGACTGCATCTGCCCTCAGCCAAAGCCAGGAACCACCACCACCAGTAAACAGAGCTCCCCCATCGTCACCCTCATCTCAGGAGCCTGGGTCAGGCCAGCCTCTCCCCAAGGAGTCAGTAGCAATCAAGGGAAGGTCCTCCTGCCCAGCTTTCCTGAGATACCCCACACAGAACAGTACTGGACAAGGTGGAGACCAAGATGGTGCAGGGAAAAGCTCTACTGGACATAGCACAAACTTGCCTGATCTTGTCTCGGGGCTGGGAGATTCTGCCAACAGGGTTCCATTTGCTCCCTTATCTTTTTCCACCACGGCAGCCATTCCTGGAATCCCTGAGCCTCCCTGGCTGCCATCCCCAGCTTATCCAAGATCTCTGAGGCCAGATGGCATGAATCCAGCTCCACAGTTACAGGATGAG GTGCAGCTGGAGCAACTGCGGTCCATGGGCTTTCTGAATCGTGAAGCCAATCTTCAGGCCCTCATTGCTACGGGGGGCGACGTGGATGCTGCtgtggagaagctgaggcagtcATAG